A stretch of the Tachysurus fulvidraco isolate hzauxx_2018 chromosome 18, HZAU_PFXX_2.0, whole genome shotgun sequence genome encodes the following:
- the LOC125138418 gene encoding NACHT, LRR and PYD domains-containing protein 12-like isoform X4: MRTKPLNESERIVRQRTTGYNTTVSKPQRKRSESPTHSCISMKSDVSMEPPLRFKDGDSSLLHSKPKRKRSESPTHSCISMKSDQSMVIPSNFKAGASSLLHSKLQGKRSESPTHSCSSMKSHEPMDHHLEVKAVDSSLLHRYDPESAGGNEFQKKFKSNLMKKFQCLNGVIINLGTQTLLNEIYTELYITEGDSGQVNNEHEVRQMEAASRRRTTEETPIKCNDIFKPLSEQDKPIRTVLTNTSSKQDKPIRTVLTNTSSEQDKPIRTVLTNTSSKQDKPIRTVLTKGVAGIGKTVSVQKFIVDWAEGKVNQDVHLIFPLPFRELNLMKDQKLSLMELLHVFFKETKETEMSSLEKVLFIFDGLDECRFPLDFQNTVRVCDVTESASVPVLLINLIKGNLLPSALIWITSRPAAADQIPSECVDRVTEVRGFNDPQKEEYFRKRISDQSLANNIITHLKSLRSLYIMCHIPVFCWITATVLERMLGEAESGEIPKTLTQMYTHFLIIQTNIIREKYSKKQESDEEMLLKLGQLAFQQLEKGNLIFYDEDLRECGIDVTEAAVYSGVCTQIFREEFGLHHSKVYCFVHLSIQEHLAALYVHLTFMKEKRNVLIQNQDDKHWMKENTISDVHISAVDQTLESQTGHLDLFLRFLLGLSLESNQKLLHVLVTQTGSNPQSTQETVQYIKEQISEDLPTEKSITLFHCLNELGDDSLVEEIQHFLKSGKQSELSSSQLSALVFVLLTSAQELDEFDQSKYFSTDKITEKVVLKMMPVITASSKAIISCDSLGVKSWSPLVSALRSETSKLRELHLTVKTLDLSGNKLGDSEVKILCAGLENPHCKVETLKLYRCDVSDEGCAALTSALRSNPSHLRELDLTCNKLGDSGVKNLSAVLENPHCKLEKLW, from the exons atgcgcactaaGCCTCTAAATGAAAGCGAAAGAATAGTTCGACAGCGGACTACAGGCTATAACACCACCGTAAG taaaccccagagaaagagatcagaatcaccaacacacagctgtatctccatgaagagtgatgTGTCTATGGAGCCTCCTCTGAGgtttaaagatggagactcatcacttctacacag taaacccaagagaaagagatcagaatcaccaacacacagctgtatctccatgaagagtgatCAGTCTATGGTGATTCCTTCTAACTTTAAAGCTGGAGCctcatcacttctacacag taaactccagggaaagagatcagaatcaccaacacacagttgTAGCTCCATGAAGAGTCATGAGCCTATGGATCATCATCTGGAGGTTAAAGCTGTAGACTCctcacttctacacag GTACGACCCAGAATCTGCTGGTGGAAATGAATTCCAGAAAAAGTTCAAATCAAatctgatgaagaagtttcagtgtttgaatggAGTGATAATAAACCTGGGAACCCAAACActcctgaatgagatctacacagagctctacatcacagagggagacagtggacaagtcaataatgaacatgaggtgagacagatggaggcagcatccaggagaagaacaacagaggaaacaccaatcaaatgcaatgacatctttaagcctttatctgaacaagacaaacccatcagaactgtgctgacaaatacatcatctaaacaagacaaacccatcagaactgtgctgacaaatacatcatctgaacaagacaaacccatcagaactgtgctgacaaatacatcatctaaacaagacaaacccatcagaactgtgctgacaaaggGAGTCGCTGGCATCGGAAAAAccgtctctgtgcagaagttcattgtggactgggctgaagggaaagtaaatcaggacgtccacctcatatttccacttcctttcagagagctgaactTGATGAAGGACCAGAAACTGAGCTTGATGGAGctccttcatgtgttttttaaggaaacaaaagaaacagaaatgtccagtttggaaaaggttctgttcatttttgacgGATTGGACGAGTGTCGTTTTCCTCTAGATttccagaacacagtgagagtgtgtgatgtaactgaatcagcatcagtgcctgtgctgctgataaacctgatcaaagggaatctgcttccctctgctctcatctggatcacctccagacctgcagcagctgatcaaatcccctctgagtgtgtggatcgagtcacagaggtacgagggttcaatgacccacagaaggaggagtacttcaggaagaggatcagtgatcagagcctggccaataacatcatcacacacctgaagtcattaagaagcctctacatcatgtgtcacatcccagtcttctgctggattacagccactgttctagagagaatgttgggtgaagcagagagtggagagatccccaagactctgactcaaatgtacacacacttcctcatcattcagacaaacatcatcagagaaaaatactcaaagaagcaggagagtgatgaagaaatgcttcttaaactgggacaactggcttttcagcagctggagaaagggaacctgatcttctatgatgaagacctgagagagtgtggtattgatgtgacagaagcagcagtgtactcaggtgtgtgtactcagatcttcagagaggagtttgggcttcaccacagtaaagtgtactgctttgttcatctgagcattcaggagcatctcgcagctctgtatgtgcacctgaccttcatgaaggagaagagaaatgttCTGATACAGAATCAAGATGATAAACATTGGATGAAAGAAAATACAATCTCAGATGTACACATCAGTGCTGTAGATCAGACTTTAGAAAGTCAGACTGGACATCTGGATCTTTTCCTTCGCtttcttctgggtctctcactggagtccaatcagAAACTCTTACATGTTTTagtaacacagacaggaagtaacCCTCAGAGCACACAGGAAACAGTTCAGTACATTAAGGAGCAGATCAGTGAAGATCTTCctacagagaaatccatcactctgttccactgtctgaatgaactgggtGATGATTCTCTAGTGGAGGAAATCCAACACTTCCTGAAATCTGGAAAACAAAGTGAACTTTCTTCTTCCCAGCTTtctgctctggtgtttgtgttactgacatcagcacaggagctggatgagttTGACCAGAGTAAATATTTCAGTACAGATAAGATAACAGAAAAAGTTGTTCTGAAGATGATGCCTGTGATTACAGCATCCAGTAAAGCAAT TATCAGCTGTGATTCACTTGGAGTAAAAAGTTGGTCACCTCTGGTCTCAGCGCTCAGATCAGAAACCTCCAAACTGAGAGAACTTCATCTGACTGTGAAAACACTGGATCTGTCTGGgaataaactaggagactcagaAGTGAAGATTCTCTGTGCTggactggagaatcctcactgtaaagtgGAGACACTGAa gttgtatAGGTGtgatgtctcagatgaaggctgtgctgctctgacttcagctctgagatcaaacccctcacacctgagagaactggatctgacctgtaataaactaggagactcaggagtgaagaatctctctgctgtactggagaatcctcactgtaaactggagaaactgtggtaa
- the LOC125138418 gene encoding NACHT, LRR and PYD domains-containing protein 12-like isoform X6, with protein sequence MRTKPLNESERIVRQRTTGYNTTVSKPQRKRSESPTHSCISMKSDVSMEPPLRFKDGDSSLLHSKLQGKRSESPTHSCSSMKSHEPMDHHLEVKAVDSSLLHRYDPESAGGNEFQKKFKSNLMKKFQCLNGVIINLGTQTLLNEIYTELYITEGDSGQVNNEHEVRQMEAASRRRTTEETPIKCNDIFKPLSEQDKPIRTVLTNTSSKQDKPIRTVLTNTSSEQDKPIRTVLTNTSSKQDKPIRTVLTKGVAGIGKTVSVQKFIVDWAEGKVNQDVHLIFPLPFRELNLMKDQKLSLMELLHVFFKETKETEMSSLEKVLFIFDGLDECRFPLDFQNTVRVCDVTESASVPVLLINLIKGNLLPSALIWITSRPAAADQIPSECVDRVTEVRGFNDPQKEEYFRKRISDQSLANNIITHLKSLRSLYIMCHIPVFCWITATVLERMLGEAESGEIPKTLTQMYTHFLIIQTNIIREKYSKKQESDEEMLLKLGQLAFQQLEKGNLIFYDEDLRECGIDVTEAAVYSGVCTQIFREEFGLHHSKVYCFVHLSIQEHLAALYVHLTFMKEKRNVLIQNQDDKHWMKENTISDVHISAVDQTLESQTGHLDLFLRFLLGLSLESNQKLLHVLVTQTGSNPQSTQETVQYIKEQISEDLPTEKSITLFHCLNELGDDSLVEEIQHFLKSGKQSELSSSQLSALVFVLLTSAQELDEFDQSKYFSTDKITEKVVLKMMPVITASSKAIISCDSLGVKSWSPLVSALRSETSKLRELHLTVKTLDLSGNKLGDSEVKILCAGLENPHCKVETLKLYRCDVSDEGCAALTSALRSNPSHLRELDLTCNKLGDSGVKNLSAVLENPHCKLEKLW encoded by the exons atgcgcactaaGCCTCTAAATGAAAGCGAAAGAATAGTTCGACAGCGGACTACAGGCTATAACACCACCGTAAG taaaccccagagaaagagatcagaatcaccaacacacagctgtatctccatgaagagtgatgTGTCTATGGAGCCTCCTCTGAGgtttaaagatggagactcatcacttctacacag taaactccagggaaagagatcagaatcaccaacacacagttgTAGCTCCATGAAGAGTCATGAGCCTATGGATCATCATCTGGAGGTTAAAGCTGTAGACTCctcacttctacacag GTACGACCCAGAATCTGCTGGTGGAAATGAATTCCAGAAAAAGTTCAAATCAAatctgatgaagaagtttcagtgtttgaatggAGTGATAATAAACCTGGGAACCCAAACActcctgaatgagatctacacagagctctacatcacagagggagacagtggacaagtcaataatgaacatgaggtgagacagatggaggcagcatccaggagaagaacaacagaggaaacaccaatcaaatgcaatgacatctttaagcctttatctgaacaagacaaacccatcagaactgtgctgacaaatacatcatctaaacaagacaaacccatcagaactgtgctgacaaatacatcatctgaacaagacaaacccatcagaactgtgctgacaaatacatcatctaaacaagacaaacccatcagaactgtgctgacaaaggGAGTCGCTGGCATCGGAAAAAccgtctctgtgcagaagttcattgtggactgggctgaagggaaagtaaatcaggacgtccacctcatatttccacttcctttcagagagctgaactTGATGAAGGACCAGAAACTGAGCTTGATGGAGctccttcatgtgttttttaaggaaacaaaagaaacagaaatgtccagtttggaaaaggttctgttcatttttgacgGATTGGACGAGTGTCGTTTTCCTCTAGATttccagaacacagtgagagtgtgtgatgtaactgaatcagcatcagtgcctgtgctgctgataaacctgatcaaagggaatctgcttccctctgctctcatctggatcacctccagacctgcagcagctgatcaaatcccctctgagtgtgtggatcgagtcacagaggtacgagggttcaatgacccacagaaggaggagtacttcaggaagaggatcagtgatcagagcctggccaataacatcatcacacacctgaagtcattaagaagcctctacatcatgtgtcacatcccagtcttctgctggattacagccactgttctagagagaatgttgggtgaagcagagagtggagagatccccaagactctgactcaaatgtacacacacttcctcatcattcagacaaacatcatcagagaaaaatactcaaagaagcaggagagtgatgaagaaatgcttcttaaactgggacaactggcttttcagcagctggagaaagggaacctgatcttctatgatgaagacctgagagagtgtggtattgatgtgacagaagcagcagtgtactcaggtgtgtgtactcagatcttcagagaggagtttgggcttcaccacagtaaagtgtactgctttgttcatctgagcattcaggagcatctcgcagctctgtatgtgcacctgaccttcatgaaggagaagagaaatgttCTGATACAGAATCAAGATGATAAACATTGGATGAAAGAAAATACAATCTCAGATGTACACATCAGTGCTGTAGATCAGACTTTAGAAAGTCAGACTGGACATCTGGATCTTTTCCTTCGCtttcttctgggtctctcactggagtccaatcagAAACTCTTACATGTTTTagtaacacagacaggaagtaacCCTCAGAGCACACAGGAAACAGTTCAGTACATTAAGGAGCAGATCAGTGAAGATCTTCctacagagaaatccatcactctgttccactgtctgaatgaactgggtGATGATTCTCTAGTGGAGGAAATCCAACACTTCCTGAAATCTGGAAAACAAAGTGAACTTTCTTCTTCCCAGCTTtctgctctggtgtttgtgttactgacatcagcacaggagctggatgagttTGACCAGAGTAAATATTTCAGTACAGATAAGATAACAGAAAAAGTTGTTCTGAAGATGATGCCTGTGATTACAGCATCCAGTAAAGCAAT TATCAGCTGTGATTCACTTGGAGTAAAAAGTTGGTCACCTCTGGTCTCAGCGCTCAGATCAGAAACCTCCAAACTGAGAGAACTTCATCTGACTGTGAAAACACTGGATCTGTCTGGgaataaactaggagactcagaAGTGAAGATTCTCTGTGCTggactggagaatcctcactgtaaagtgGAGACACTGAa gttgtatAGGTGtgatgtctcagatgaaggctgtgctgctctgacttcagctctgagatcaaacccctcacacctgagagaactggatctgacctgtaataaactaggagactcaggagtgaagaatctctctgctgtactggagaatcctcactgtaaactggagaaactgtggtaa
- the LOC125138418 gene encoding NACHT, LRR and PYD domains-containing protein 12-like isoform X1 → MRTKPLNESERIVRQRTTGYNTTVSKPQRKRSESPTHSCISMKSDVSMEPPLRFKDGDSSLLHSKHKRKRSESPTHSCISMKSDVSMVIPSNFKDGDSSLLHSKPKRKRSESPTHSCISMKSDQSMVIPSNFKAGASSLLHSKLQGKRSESPTHSCSSMKSHEPMDHHLEVKAVDSSLLHRYDPESAGGNEFQKKFKSNLMKKFQCLNGVIINLGTQTLLNEIYTELYITEGDSGQVNNEHEVRQMEAASRRRTTEETPIKCNDIFKPLSEQDKPIRTVLTNTSSKQDKPIRTVLTNTSSEQDKPIRTVLTNTSSKQDKPIRTVLTKGVAGIGKTVSVQKFIVDWAEGKVNQDVHLIFPLPFRELNLMKDQKLSLMELLHVFFKETKETEMSSLEKVLFIFDGLDECRFPLDFQNTVRVCDVTESASVPVLLINLIKGNLLPSALIWITSRPAAADQIPSECVDRVTEVRGFNDPQKEEYFRKRISDQSLANNIITHLKSLRSLYIMCHIPVFCWITATVLERMLGEAESGEIPKTLTQMYTHFLIIQTNIIREKYSKKQESDEEMLLKLGQLAFQQLEKGNLIFYDEDLRECGIDVTEAAVYSGVCTQIFREEFGLHHSKVYCFVHLSIQEHLAALYVHLTFMKEKRNVLIQNQDDKHWMKENTISDVHISAVDQTLESQTGHLDLFLRFLLGLSLESNQKLLHVLVTQTGSNPQSTQETVQYIKEQISEDLPTEKSITLFHCLNELGDDSLVEEIQHFLKSGKQSELSSSQLSALVFVLLTSAQELDEFDQSKYFSTDKITEKVVLKMMPVITASSKAIISCDSLGVKSWSPLVSALRSETSKLRELHLTVKTLDLSGNKLGDSEVKILCAGLENPHCKVETLKLYRCDVSDEGCAALTSALRSNPSHLRELDLTCNKLGDSGVKNLSAVLENPHCKLEKLW, encoded by the exons atgcgcactaaGCCTCTAAATGAAAGCGAAAGAATAGTTCGACAGCGGACTACAGGCTATAACACCACCGTAAG taaaccccagagaaagagatcagaatcaccaacacacagctgtatctccatgaagagtgatgTGTCTATGGAGCCTCCTCTGAGgtttaaagatggagactcatcacttctacacag taaacacaagagaaagagatcagaatcaccaacacacagctgtatctccatgaagagtgatgTGTCTATGGTGATTCCTTCTAActttaaagatggagactcatcacttctacacag taaacccaagagaaagagatcagaatcaccaacacacagctgtatctccatgaagagtgatCAGTCTATGGTGATTCCTTCTAACTTTAAAGCTGGAGCctcatcacttctacacag taaactccagggaaagagatcagaatcaccaacacacagttgTAGCTCCATGAAGAGTCATGAGCCTATGGATCATCATCTGGAGGTTAAAGCTGTAGACTCctcacttctacacag GTACGACCCAGAATCTGCTGGTGGAAATGAATTCCAGAAAAAGTTCAAATCAAatctgatgaagaagtttcagtgtttgaatggAGTGATAATAAACCTGGGAACCCAAACActcctgaatgagatctacacagagctctacatcacagagggagacagtggacaagtcaataatgaacatgaggtgagacagatggaggcagcatccaggagaagaacaacagaggaaacaccaatcaaatgcaatgacatctttaagcctttatctgaacaagacaaacccatcagaactgtgctgacaaatacatcatctaaacaagacaaacccatcagaactgtgctgacaaatacatcatctgaacaagacaaacccatcagaactgtgctgacaaatacatcatctaaacaagacaaacccatcagaactgtgctgacaaaggGAGTCGCTGGCATCGGAAAAAccgtctctgtgcagaagttcattgtggactgggctgaagggaaagtaaatcaggacgtccacctcatatttccacttcctttcagagagctgaactTGATGAAGGACCAGAAACTGAGCTTGATGGAGctccttcatgtgttttttaaggaaacaaaagaaacagaaatgtccagtttggaaaaggttctgttcatttttgacgGATTGGACGAGTGTCGTTTTCCTCTAGATttccagaacacagtgagagtgtgtgatgtaactgaatcagcatcagtgcctgtgctgctgataaacctgatcaaagggaatctgcttccctctgctctcatctggatcacctccagacctgcagcagctgatcaaatcccctctgagtgtgtggatcgagtcacagaggtacgagggttcaatgacccacagaaggaggagtacttcaggaagaggatcagtgatcagagcctggccaataacatcatcacacacctgaagtcattaagaagcctctacatcatgtgtcacatcccagtcttctgctggattacagccactgttctagagagaatgttgggtgaagcagagagtggagagatccccaagactctgactcaaatgtacacacacttcctcatcattcagacaaacatcatcagagaaaaatactcaaagaagcaggagagtgatgaagaaatgcttcttaaactgggacaactggcttttcagcagctggagaaagggaacctgatcttctatgatgaagacctgagagagtgtggtattgatgtgacagaagcagcagtgtactcaggtgtgtgtactcagatcttcagagaggagtttgggcttcaccacagtaaagtgtactgctttgttcatctgagcattcaggagcatctcgcagctctgtatgtgcacctgaccttcatgaaggagaagagaaatgttCTGATACAGAATCAAGATGATAAACATTGGATGAAAGAAAATACAATCTCAGATGTACACATCAGTGCTGTAGATCAGACTTTAGAAAGTCAGACTGGACATCTGGATCTTTTCCTTCGCtttcttctgggtctctcactggagtccaatcagAAACTCTTACATGTTTTagtaacacagacaggaagtaacCCTCAGAGCACACAGGAAACAGTTCAGTACATTAAGGAGCAGATCAGTGAAGATCTTCctacagagaaatccatcactctgttccactgtctgaatgaactgggtGATGATTCTCTAGTGGAGGAAATCCAACACTTCCTGAAATCTGGAAAACAAAGTGAACTTTCTTCTTCCCAGCTTtctgctctggtgtttgtgttactgacatcagcacaggagctggatgagttTGACCAGAGTAAATATTTCAGTACAGATAAGATAACAGAAAAAGTTGTTCTGAAGATGATGCCTGTGATTACAGCATCCAGTAAAGCAAT TATCAGCTGTGATTCACTTGGAGTAAAAAGTTGGTCACCTCTGGTCTCAGCGCTCAGATCAGAAACCTCCAAACTGAGAGAACTTCATCTGACTGTGAAAACACTGGATCTGTCTGGgaataaactaggagactcagaAGTGAAGATTCTCTGTGCTggactggagaatcctcactgtaaagtgGAGACACTGAa gttgtatAGGTGtgatgtctcagatgaaggctgtgctgctctgacttcagctctgagatcaaacccctcacacctgagagaactggatctgacctgtaataaactaggagactcaggagtgaagaatctctctgctgtactggagaatcctcactgtaaactggagaaactgtggtaa
- the LOC125138418 gene encoding NACHT, LRR and PYD domains-containing protein 12-like isoform X8, with translation MRTKPLNESERIVRQRTTGYNTTVSKHKRKRSESPTHSCISMKSDVSMVIPSNFKDGDSSLLHSKLQGKRSESPTHSCSSMKSHEPMDHHLEVKAVDSSLLHRYDPESAGGNEFQKKFKSNLMKKFQCLNGVIINLGTQTLLNEIYTELYITEGDSGQVNNEHEVRQMEAASRRRTTEETPIKCNDIFKPLSEQDKPIRTVLTNTSSKQDKPIRTVLTNTSSEQDKPIRTVLTNTSSKQDKPIRTVLTKGVAGIGKTVSVQKFIVDWAEGKVNQDVHLIFPLPFRELNLMKDQKLSLMELLHVFFKETKETEMSSLEKVLFIFDGLDECRFPLDFQNTVRVCDVTESASVPVLLINLIKGNLLPSALIWITSRPAAADQIPSECVDRVTEVRGFNDPQKEEYFRKRISDQSLANNIITHLKSLRSLYIMCHIPVFCWITATVLERMLGEAESGEIPKTLTQMYTHFLIIQTNIIREKYSKKQESDEEMLLKLGQLAFQQLEKGNLIFYDEDLRECGIDVTEAAVYSGVCTQIFREEFGLHHSKVYCFVHLSIQEHLAALYVHLTFMKEKRNVLIQNQDDKHWMKENTISDVHISAVDQTLESQTGHLDLFLRFLLGLSLESNQKLLHVLVTQTGSNPQSTQETVQYIKEQISEDLPTEKSITLFHCLNELGDDSLVEEIQHFLKSGKQSELSSSQLSALVFVLLTSAQELDEFDQSKYFSTDKITEKVVLKMMPVITASSKAIISCDSLGVKSWSPLVSALRSETSKLRELHLTVKTLDLSGNKLGDSEVKILCAGLENPHCKVETLKLYRCDVSDEGCAALTSALRSNPSHLRELDLTCNKLGDSGVKNLSAVLENPHCKLEKLW, from the exons atgcgcactaaGCCTCTAAATGAAAGCGAAAGAATAGTTCGACAGCGGACTACAGGCTATAACACCACCGTAAG taaacacaagagaaagagatcagaatcaccaacacacagctgtatctccatgaagagtgatgTGTCTATGGTGATTCCTTCTAActttaaagatggagactcatcacttctacacag taaactccagggaaagagatcagaatcaccaacacacagttgTAGCTCCATGAAGAGTCATGAGCCTATGGATCATCATCTGGAGGTTAAAGCTGTAGACTCctcacttctacacag GTACGACCCAGAATCTGCTGGTGGAAATGAATTCCAGAAAAAGTTCAAATCAAatctgatgaagaagtttcagtgtttgaatggAGTGATAATAAACCTGGGAACCCAAACActcctgaatgagatctacacagagctctacatcacagagggagacagtggacaagtcaataatgaacatgaggtgagacagatggaggcagcatccaggagaagaacaacagaggaaacaccaatcaaatgcaatgacatctttaagcctttatctgaacaagacaaacccatcagaactgtgctgacaaatacatcatctaaacaagacaaacccatcagaactgtgctgacaaatacatcatctgaacaagacaaacccatcagaactgtgctgacaaatacatcatctaaacaagacaaacccatcagaactgtgctgacaaaggGAGTCGCTGGCATCGGAAAAAccgtctctgtgcagaagttcattgtggactgggctgaagggaaagtaaatcaggacgtccacctcatatttccacttcctttcagagagctgaactTGATGAAGGACCAGAAACTGAGCTTGATGGAGctccttcatgtgttttttaaggaaacaaaagaaacagaaatgtccagtttggaaaaggttctgttcatttttgacgGATTGGACGAGTGTCGTTTTCCTCTAGATttccagaacacagtgagagtgtgtgatgtaactgaatcagcatcagtgcctgtgctgctgataaacctgatcaaagggaatctgcttccctctgctctcatctggatcacctccagacctgcagcagctgatcaaatcccctctgagtgtgtggatcgagtcacagaggtacgagggttcaatgacccacagaaggaggagtacttcaggaagaggatcagtgatcagagcctggccaataacatcatcacacacctgaagtcattaagaagcctctacatcatgtgtcacatcccagtcttctgctggattacagccactgttctagagagaatgttgggtgaagcagagagtggagagatccccaagactctgactcaaatgtacacacacttcctcatcattcagacaaacatcatcagagaaaaatactcaaagaagcaggagagtgatgaagaaatgcttcttaaactgggacaactggcttttcagcagctggagaaagggaacctgatcttctatgatgaagacctgagagagtgtggtattgatgtgacagaagcagcagtgtactcaggtgtgtgtactcagatcttcagagaggagtttgggcttcaccacagtaaagtgtactgctttgttcatctgagcattcaggagcatctcgcagctctgtatgtgcacctgaccttcatgaaggagaagagaaatgttCTGATACAGAATCAAGATGATAAACATTGGATGAAAGAAAATACAATCTCAGATGTACACATCAGTGCTGTAGATCAGACTTTAGAAAGTCAGACTGGACATCTGGATCTTTTCCTTCGCtttcttctgggtctctcactggagtccaatcagAAACTCTTACATGTTTTagtaacacagacaggaagtaacCCTCAGAGCACACAGGAAACAGTTCAGTACATTAAGGAGCAGATCAGTGAAGATCTTCctacagagaaatccatcactctgttccactgtctgaatgaactgggtGATGATTCTCTAGTGGAGGAAATCCAACACTTCCTGAAATCTGGAAAACAAAGTGAACTTTCTTCTTCCCAGCTTtctgctctggtgtttgtgttactgacatcagcacaggagctggatgagttTGACCAGAGTAAATATTTCAGTACAGATAAGATAACAGAAAAAGTTGTTCTGAAGATGATGCCTGTGATTACAGCATCCAGTAAAGCAAT TATCAGCTGTGATTCACTTGGAGTAAAAAGTTGGTCACCTCTGGTCTCAGCGCTCAGATCAGAAACCTCCAAACTGAGAGAACTTCATCTGACTGTGAAAACACTGGATCTGTCTGGgaataaactaggagactcagaAGTGAAGATTCTCTGTGCTggactggagaatcctcactgtaaagtgGAGACACTGAa gttgtatAGGTGtgatgtctcagatgaaggctgtgctgctctgacttcagctctgagatcaaacccctcacacctgagagaactggatctgacctgtaataaactaggagactcaggagtgaagaatctctctgctgtactggagaatcctcactgtaaactggagaaactgtggtaa